TGAGAGTTGAGCTGCCTTGGGGGAGCCAGGGGGCGAGGGCAGCAGTGGGTCTGGGGACAGTGGAgcatccccagccccaccccagtccCCGGCCAGCTCTGGACCCCCACCGTTGAGGGACAGGATGGGCAGGGGTTCAGGTGAGCCAGGGGAGGTCAGGGCAGGctgaggcaggggcaggggcaggtcaGACACTGAGCGGTGCAGGGGTGAGTGGGCCACGGGTGGGGCTGGGCCGGGGGCTAGGGTCAGCTCTGACTTGGCACGTGGCAGGCCATGGGCAGAGGCGGGTGAGGCGGGCTCCACCGTGGCAGGGAGGTAGGAGAGGCGGCCGCGGTAGGTGTGCAGTGTGGCGAGGCCCAGGACCGTGCCCAGCGTGAAGCGAGCACTGCCCAGGGCCCTGAAGCGCTCGCTCTGGATGTCCACATCTGACACAAAGCCCCAGGCCACAGACAGGAAGGAGAAACAGCGGGAGCCGGAGGCCAGAGTGACGGAGAGCAGGTCCAGTGGGTGGCTGCCACCCCGGCAGAGCAGCAAGGAGCAGTTGAGCAGCAGGTCAATGCCCAGGGCCGGCTCAAACCTTCACAGTCAGACATGGACGGATACGGTAGGAAAGAGCAAACAGGCCAGGTGAGATACACAGTGCCAGGTGGGGAGGAGAAACACACAGATGGGTGGGGCAGCAGACAATGGGGAGAGGAGGCCGGGCACGTCCCGGGGCCTGCCCGCAGCCATTTGGCCACCTCCAGACAGACTCTTCTTACTGAGCCAGGTTCCCTGTCAGTTCTTTCATTCCATAAGCATTCACTGagtgcctcctgtgtgccaggcacagttctaggcACTAGGGAGACAGCTAGGAACAAGACAGGCAAAAATGTCTGGGGGCTGTGGGGAGCATCCCTCAGCCAGACTGATCTGGCTGAggggaagatgtggcacagatgTGCCAGGTCCCTGTCATCCCAGGAGGGCTCCTCCCACCTACCCCCCGTGCTGGTTCACGGCTCCTGCCAGCGCGTTGCCTGAGCCACAGGGGAGGATGCCCACGGGGGTCTTCACGGCCTCTTCCCAGTCGGGGCGTTCTAGGAGTCCATTCAGGACCTGGAGGGTGGGCGACCAGACACCTGCGTGTTGGCCCTGGCCTCCGCAGTCCTCCAGGGCTCAGGCTTGGGGCAGGGTGGTCCTACCCTACCTCATACAGCAGCCCATCTCCAGAGACGGTGACGATGCCATCCCACTCGCTCAGGCTCAAGCCCTGGATCAGCTCCCGGGCGTGGTTATGTCGTTCTAAGGTGGAGAACCAGGAAGTGAGGCAGGCTGTTCCACCCCT
This genomic window from Mesoplodon densirostris isolate mMesDen1 chromosome 19, mMesDen1 primary haplotype, whole genome shotgun sequence contains:
- the SPHK2 gene encoding sphingosine kinase 2 isoform X5; this encodes MNGHLDAEEQQDQTPSPLSAEITPDLLPRPPRLLLLVNPFGGRGLAWQWCKNHVLPMISEAGLSFNLIQTERHNHARELIQGLSLSEWDGIVTVSGDGLLYEVLNGLLERPDWEEAVKTPVGILPCGSGNALAGAVNQHGGFEPALGIDLLLNCSLLLCRGGSHPLDLLSVTLASGSRCFSFLSVAWGFVSDVDIQSERFRALGSARFTLGTVLGLATLHTYRGRLSYLPATVEPASPASAHGLPRAKSELTLAPGPAPPVAHSPLHRSVSDLPLPLPQPALTSPGSPEPLPILSLNGGGPELAGDWGGAGDAPLSPDPLLPSPPGSPKAAQLSPITEGASEIPVSSGLPPPTPDARVAISAGGPPDHLLPPLGTPLPPGWVTMEGDFVLILAISPSHLGADLVAAPHARFDDGLVHLCWVRGGISRAALLRLFLAMERGSHFSLGCPQLGYAAARAFRLEPLTPRGVLTVDGEQVEYGPLQAQVHPGLGTLLTGPSGCPGREP
- the SPHK2 gene encoding sphingosine kinase 2 isoform X6, translated to MISEAGLSFNLIQTERHNHARELIQGLSLSEWDGIVTVSGDGLLYEVLNGLLERPDWEEAVKTPVGILPCGSGNALAGAVNQHGGFEPALGIDLLLNCSLLLCRGGSHPLDLLSVTLASGSRCFSFLSVAWGFVSDVDIQSERFRALGSARFTLGTVLGLATLHTYRGRLSYLPATVEPASPASAHGLPRAKSELTLAPGPAPPVAHSPLHRSVSDLPLPLPQPALTSPGSPEPLPILSLNGGGPELAGDWGGAGDAPLSPDPLLPSPPGSPKAAQLSPITEGASEIPVSSGLPPPTPDARVAISAGGPPDHLLPPLGTPLPPGWVTMEGDFVLILAISPSHLGADLVAAPHARFDDGLVHLCWVRGGISRAALLRLFLAMERGSHFSLGCPQLGYAAARAFRLEPLTPRGVLTVDGEQVEYGPLQAQVHPGLGTLLTGPSGCPGREP